One genomic segment of Salinigranum rubrum includes these proteins:
- a CDS encoding 1,4-dihydroxy-2-naphthoyl-CoA synthase, which translates to MVSEIFDADRWEPVDVAAEFTDVTYHRAVDTPAVRIAFDRPEVRNAFRPRTVDELYVALDDARQRADIGCVLLTGNGPSETDGGWAFSSGGDQAIRGKSGYEYDGDGEEGEESAPRVGRLHILEVQRLIRFMPKPVIAVVPGWAVGGGHSLHVVCDLTLASGEHATFKQTDADVASFDGGFGSAYLAHQVGQKKAREIFFLGRNYDAEEAAEMGMVNAVVDHEKLETTALEWADEITRKSPTAIRMLKYAFNLDTDGMVGQQVFAGEATRLAYMTDEAEEGRDAFLEKREPEFRKFPWHY; encoded by the coding sequence ATGGTGTCTGAGATTTTCGACGCGGACCGCTGGGAACCCGTCGACGTTGCGGCGGAGTTCACCGACGTCACCTACCACCGGGCCGTCGACACTCCCGCCGTTCGAATCGCGTTCGACCGACCCGAAGTGCGAAACGCCTTCCGACCCCGGACGGTCGACGAACTGTACGTCGCGCTCGACGACGCCCGACAGCGCGCGGATATCGGGTGTGTCCTCCTCACCGGCAACGGTCCCTCGGAGACGGATGGCGGCTGGGCCTTCTCGTCCGGTGGCGACCAGGCCATCAGGGGGAAGTCGGGCTACGAGTACGACGGCGACGGCGAGGAGGGCGAGGAGTCCGCCCCGCGCGTCGGCCGCCTCCACATCCTCGAAGTCCAGCGGCTCATCCGCTTCATGCCCAAACCCGTCATCGCCGTCGTTCCGGGGTGGGCCGTGGGCGGCGGCCACTCCCTGCACGTGGTCTGTGACCTCACGCTCGCCTCCGGAGAACACGCCACCTTCAAACAGACCGACGCCGACGTCGCCTCCTTCGACGGCGGGTTCGGTTCCGCCTATCTCGCGCATCAGGTCGGCCAGAAGAAGGCGCGGGAGATATTCTTCCTCGGGCGGAACTACGACGCCGAGGAGGCCGCGGAGATGGGTATGGTGAACGCAGTCGTCGACCACGAGAAACTGGAGACGACGGCGCTGGAGTGGGCCGACGAGATCACGCGGAAGTCGCCGACCGCGATCCGGATGCTCAAGTACGCGTTCAACCTCGACACCGACGGAATGGTCGGCCAGCAGGTGTTCGCGGGCGAGGCGACGCGCCTGGCGTACATGACCGACGAGGCCGAGGAAGGGAGGGACGCCTTCCTAGAGAAGCGCGAGCCCGAATTCCGGAAGTTCCCCTGGCACTACTGA
- a CDS encoding DUF7563 family protein, giving the protein MPTCDHCRRHVSDRFARVFADAFGEIHACPGCAPNEGIAEVARRRAQG; this is encoded by the coding sequence ATGCCCACCTGTGACCACTGCCGGCGACACGTCTCGGACCGCTTCGCCCGCGTCTTCGCGGACGCGTTCGGCGAGATACACGCCTGCCCCGGGTGTGCCCCGAACGAGGGCATCGCGGAGGTCGCGAGACGACGCGCACAGGGGTAG
- a CDS encoding 1,4-dihydroxy-2-naphthoate polyprenyltransferase, whose product MSATSTDVSRTKAWVMAARPQTLPAAIAPIVVGTGLAVHDGVFAALPALFALLGAALIQVGTNFANDYYDAVQGADTEEREGFTRVTASGLISAPEVKRAMYLTFLVAVVVGTYLVYVGGVPILVVGVLSVLSGIAYTGGPYPLGYHGLGDVFVFVFFGFVAVVGTYYVQAASVLSGAFPLWIPPGTLTTAAVVASLPIAAISTNILVVNNLRDRREDARTGKRTLVVRFGSLFGRVQYVALFALAYAVPLYLFSTPAFGLPVLLPLLSLPLAALVTRTVLQEESGDALNPALEQNGKTLALYAVLAAVGFAL is encoded by the coding sequence ATGAGCGCGACTTCGACCGACGTCTCCCGGACGAAAGCGTGGGTGATGGCCGCCCGGCCGCAGACGCTGCCCGCGGCCATCGCCCCCATCGTCGTCGGGACGGGACTGGCGGTCCACGACGGCGTGTTCGCCGCCCTGCCGGCGCTCTTCGCGCTCCTCGGCGCGGCGCTCATCCAGGTCGGCACGAACTTCGCGAACGACTACTACGACGCCGTCCAGGGCGCCGACACCGAGGAGAGGGAGGGGTTCACGCGCGTGACCGCCTCGGGGCTCATCTCCGCGCCCGAGGTGAAACGGGCGATGTACCTCACGTTCCTCGTCGCCGTCGTCGTCGGCACCTACCTGGTCTACGTCGGCGGCGTCCCCATCCTCGTCGTCGGCGTCCTCTCGGTGCTCTCGGGCATCGCCTACACCGGCGGCCCCTACCCGCTCGGCTACCACGGCCTCGGCGACGTGTTCGTCTTCGTCTTCTTCGGCTTCGTCGCCGTCGTCGGTACCTACTACGTACAGGCCGCTTCCGTCCTGAGCGGGGCGTTCCCCCTGTGGATTCCTCCCGGAACCCTGACGACGGCGGCCGTCGTCGCCTCCCTCCCCATCGCCGCCATCTCGACGAACATCCTCGTCGTCAACAACCTCCGGGACAGGAGAGAGGACGCCCGCACGGGGAAGCGGACGCTCGTCGTGCGCTTCGGTTCGCTGTTCGGGCGCGTGCAGTACGTCGCGCTCTTCGCGCTCGCGTACGCCGTCCCGCTCTACCTGTTCTCGACGCCGGCGTTCGGGCTTCCCGTCCTGCTCCCGCTCCTGTCGCTCCCGCTCGCCGCGCTCGTCACGCGGACCGTGTTGCAGGAGGAGTCCGGCGACGCGCTGAACCCCGCGCTCGAACAGAACGGCAAGACGCTCGCGCTGTACGCCGTCCTCGCGGCGGTCGGCTTCGCGCTCTGA
- a CDS encoding mandelate racemase/muconate lactonizing enzyme family protein: protein MSVDVTPFELPLARPLSTARGDIEARRGFVVRGSVGDESGVGEATPLPGWTESYDDCRRALDIVDDLGAALSSTVLDDAPAARHAVSLALFDARARGEGVSLARFLAGPEGRVSDAVPVNATVGDASEDETADAVEDAVASGYDCVKLKVGVGGVERDVERLVAARDASSEATLRVDANGAWTTEEATRFVEGVSGRGVDLAYVEQPLAPEDVEGHAAFRAECPFDVAVDETLGRKSVDEVLAADAADVLVVKPMALGGPGRTLAVAEQAREAGVESVVTTTIDAAVARVGALHVAAALVDPPACGLATGDLLKRDLAPDPTPVIDGEMRVPEGPGLAGEAFAALGLDG, encoded by the coding sequence ATGAGCGTCGACGTGACGCCCTTCGAACTCCCGCTCGCCCGTCCGCTGTCGACTGCCCGCGGCGACATCGAGGCGCGACGGGGGTTCGTCGTTCGCGGGTCCGTCGGCGACGAGTCGGGCGTCGGCGAGGCCACGCCCCTTCCGGGCTGGACCGAGTCGTACGACGACTGCCGACGCGCGCTCGACATCGTCGACGACCTCGGCGCGGCGCTCTCCTCGACCGTCCTCGACGACGCGCCCGCCGCCCGCCACGCGGTCTCGCTCGCGCTGTTCGACGCCCGTGCGCGCGGCGAAGGGGTGTCGCTCGCGCGCTTTCTCGCCGGGCCCGAGGGGCGCGTTTCCGACGCGGTCCCGGTCAACGCGACGGTGGGGGACGCGAGCGAGGACGAGACGGCCGACGCAGTCGAGGACGCTGTCGCGTCGGGTTACGACTGCGTGAAGCTGAAAGTCGGCGTCGGCGGGGTCGAGCGGGACGTCGAGCGCCTCGTCGCCGCCCGCGACGCGTCGTCCGAGGCCACGTTGCGCGTCGACGCCAACGGAGCCTGGACCACGGAGGAGGCGACGCGGTTCGTCGAGGGCGTCTCCGGTCGCGGGGTCGACCTCGCGTACGTCGAACAGCCGCTCGCTCCCGAGGACGTCGAGGGGCACGCGGCGTTCCGAGCCGAGTGTCCGTTCGACGTCGCCGTCGACGAGACGCTGGGGCGAAAATCGGTCGACGAGGTGCTCGCCGCCGACGCCGCGGACGTTCTCGTGGTGAAGCCGATGGCGCTCGGCGGGCCGGGGCGGACGCTCGCGGTCGCAGAACAGGCCCGGGAAGCAGGGGTGGAAAGCGTGGTGACGACGACCATCGACGCCGCCGTCGCTCGGGTCGGGGCGCTGCACGTCGCCGCCGCGCTCGTCGACCCGCCGGCGTGTGGGCTCGCGACCGGCGACCTCCTGAAACGTGACCTCGCGCCCGACCCTACCCCCGTCATCGACGGGGAGATGCGGGTCCCCGAGGGTCCGGGACTCGCCGGCGAGGCGTTCGCGGCGCTCGGCCTCGACGGGTAG
- a CDS encoding halocyanin domain-containing protein — MTERTTPATRRRVLRAGALACAVGVAGCSGGGGDGSGSGESGGSGESSGSGGGSGPAAYGDWLDNAPNYDGSAADRTGQETVTVAVGAGNGLLFDPVAVEVSPGTTVVWEWTGRGGQHNVREEGGAFESELASSEGTTYERTFDEPGVVRYYCVPHQAVGMKGAVDVVEG, encoded by the coding sequence ATGACCGAACGAACGACGCCGGCGACCCGTCGGCGGGTCTTGCGCGCCGGAGCGCTCGCCTGTGCGGTGGGTGTCGCTGGCTGCTCCGGTGGCGGCGGTGACGGTAGTGGTAGTGGTGAGAGTGGTGGTAGTGGTGAGAGTAGTGGCAGTGGTGGCGGCTCGGGACCGGCCGCGTACGGCGACTGGCTCGACAACGCCCCGAACTACGACGGTTCGGCGGCCGACCGAACCGGCCAGGAGACGGTGACGGTCGCCGTCGGCGCGGGCAACGGCCTCCTCTTCGATCCGGTCGCCGTCGAAGTCTCGCCGGGAACCACCGTCGTCTGGGAGTGGACCGGCCGCGGCGGCCAGCACAACGTCAGGGAAGAGGGCGGCGCGTTCGAGTCGGAACTCGCGTCTTCGGAAGGGACGACCTACGAGCGGACGTTCGACGAGCCCGGTGTGGTCCGCTACTACTGCGTCCCCCACCAGGCGGTGGGAATGAAGGGCGCCGTCGACGTCGTCGAGGGCTAG
- a CDS encoding DUF373 family protein — protein sequence MTTLVLCVDRTDDIGRKTGLTTPVVGWEAVQSLVTEVGLADPEDSSVNCLLETLRVARELRDEDDEAVVAVVAGGGDSIVGADRSVAAQLDRLVEEYAPDSAVVVIDSVQDERLVPVVESRLPVDAVDRVVVRQAHDLESTYYLLKQFLADEELRTTLLVPTGIGLLLLPILLTQFSPTIALAGLASLLGAALLYKGLAVDELLEDVPDRLRAAMYSGQVSVVTYVVSAGLTLVGVFLGALSVSNAPVGETALLPAMQFTYAAVPWLALAALTASAGRLLDELISAEGVRTPYLNLPFGVVALGLVVRGFSGYFLEREGVLSNLVLFDRVLLTATQRLALFIVVGIVVSLVGVRVAVRVTDDGIDAVDAGGGEDADA from the coding sequence GTGACGACGCTCGTCCTCTGTGTCGACCGGACCGACGACATCGGCCGGAAGACGGGGCTCACGACGCCGGTCGTCGGCTGGGAAGCCGTCCAGTCGCTGGTCACGGAGGTGGGTCTCGCCGACCCCGAGGATTCGAGCGTCAACTGCCTCCTCGAAACGCTGCGCGTCGCCCGCGAACTCCGCGACGAGGACGACGAGGCGGTCGTGGCCGTCGTCGCCGGCGGCGGCGACTCCATCGTCGGCGCGGACCGCTCGGTCGCCGCGCAACTCGACCGCCTCGTCGAGGAGTACGCGCCCGACTCCGCGGTGGTGGTCATCGACAGCGTGCAGGACGAGCGGCTGGTCCCCGTCGTCGAGTCCCGCCTGCCCGTCGACGCCGTCGACCGCGTCGTCGTCCGGCAGGCGCACGACCTCGAATCGACGTACTACCTCCTGAAGCAGTTCCTCGCCGACGAGGAACTCCGGACGACACTCCTGGTGCCGACGGGAATCGGCCTCCTCTTGCTCCCGATCCTCCTGACACAGTTCTCCCCGACTATCGCACTCGCGGGGCTGGCGTCCCTCCTCGGTGCGGCGCTGTTGTACAAGGGCCTCGCGGTCGACGAACTCCTCGAAGACGTCCCCGACCGGCTTCGGGCGGCGATGTACTCCGGGCAGGTGTCGGTCGTGACGTACGTCGTGAGCGCGGGGCTCACGCTCGTCGGGGTGTTCCTCGGCGCGCTGTCGGTGTCGAACGCCCCCGTCGGGGAGACGGCGCTCCTCCCGGCGATGCAGTTCACCTACGCCGCCGTGCCGTGGCTCGCGCTCGCGGCGCTCACCGCCAGCGCGGGTCGACTCCTCGACGAACTCATCAGCGCCGAAGGCGTTCGGACGCCGTACCTGAACCTCCCCTTCGGGGTGGTCGCGCTCGGCCTCGTCGTCCGGGGCTTCTCGGGCTACTTCCTCGAACGTGAAGGCGTCCTCTCCAATCTCGTGCTGTTCGACCGCGTCCTCCTCACCGCAACGCAGCGGCTCGCGCTGTTCATCGTCGTCGGTATCGTCGTCTCGCTCGTCGGCGTCCGCGTCGCCGTCCGCGTGACGGACGACGGTATCGACGCTGTCGACGCGGGCGGCGGCGAGGACGCGGACGCCTGA
- a CDS encoding DUF7333 family protein produces the protein MEFDLGKTVLVFAVLIAVGTGALVAAPMMAPSTVLMMVTPSMIVFGAICLALGVKHGEYRSRGTR, from the coding sequence ATGGAGTTCGACCTCGGAAAGACCGTGCTGGTGTTCGCCGTCCTCATCGCCGTCGGGACGGGCGCGCTCGTCGCCGCACCCATGATGGCCCCGTCGACGGTGTTGATGATGGTGACGCCCTCGATGATCGTTTTCGGGGCTATCTGTCTCGCGCTCGGCGTGAAACACGGCGAGTACCGGAGCCGGGGAACGCGGTAG
- a CDS encoding aldo/keto reductase, with protein MPMLGLGTWQNTDSEECRTAVREALEMGYRHVDTAQAYDNENEVGDGIAAADVPREDVFLATKVWADNLAYDDVHSSTQESLDRLGVDAVDLLYVHWPSHEYDPESTFAAFDELYDEGKIDRVGVSNFQPEQVEEAIDVLDAPVFANQVELHPLLPQEELREACAEHDVEVVAYSPLARGKVFDVPLLQELADDYDTSPAGVSLAWLRAKGVTAIPKATSTEHIRDNWESLAVSLDDEDVARIDDLDTRDRRVDPDWAPWN; from the coding sequence ATGCCCATGCTCGGTCTCGGCACCTGGCAGAACACCGACTCCGAGGAGTGTCGGACCGCCGTCCGGGAGGCGCTGGAGATGGGATACCGCCACGTCGACACCGCACAGGCGTACGACAACGAGAACGAGGTCGGCGACGGCATCGCCGCCGCCGACGTCCCCCGCGAGGACGTGTTCCTCGCGACGAAGGTGTGGGCGGACAACCTCGCGTACGACGACGTGCACTCCTCCACACAGGAGTCGCTCGACCGCCTCGGTGTCGACGCGGTCGACCTGCTGTACGTCCACTGGCCCTCCCACGAGTACGACCCCGAGTCGACGTTCGCGGCGTTCGACGAACTGTACGACGAGGGGAAAATCGACCGCGTCGGCGTCTCGAACTTCCAGCCGGAACAGGTCGAGGAGGCCATCGACGTCCTCGACGCGCCCGTCTTCGCCAACCAGGTAGAACTCCACCCGCTCCTCCCGCAGGAAGAACTCCGGGAGGCCTGCGCCGAACACGACGTCGAAGTCGTCGCGTACTCCCCCCTGGCGCGGGGGAAGGTGTTCGACGTTCCGCTCCTGCAGGAACTGGCCGACGACTACGACACCAGTCCGGCGGGCGTCTCGCTCGCGTGGCTCCGCGCGAAGGGCGTGACCGCCATCCCGAAGGCGACCTCCACGGAACACATCCGCGACAACTGGGAGTCGCTTGCCGTGTCTCTCGACGACGAGGACGTCGCGCGCATCGACGACCTCGACACCCGTGACCGCCGCGTCGACCCCGACTGGGCGCCCTGGAACTGA
- a CDS encoding digeranylgeranylglycerophospholipid reductase, giving the protein MDERFDVVIAGAGPAGAQCARDLATREYDVLVLETEAEAAFPKQSNKSTGGTFPSMLTAFNVPDDVVMQFTDSIVLESPNGSYSRPQTGAVLEFADFKRFLVRDGREKGAQYRFDARVSGPVVENDEVVGVRYNGDEEVYADVVVDATGPAAPLARALDVVDLQREKQAIGVEYEFEGVDLDHPDYADLHDAMMLRLDHDLAPGGYSWIFHTGDDTAKVGLCYIQNESHREYGKDGMTIDGYLDYWIETDPRFADATRLEGKQHRGSAHIQMPTGLSTDNFIAIGDTVPTIDPLWGEGIHKGMKSARAAAITVDSCLTPHEQDTSAEQMAVYDHLWHTEVAPKMRTRLLMTELLYLAPNERYDTLMRDLNRAPAETLNEANRGNLRSLLKLLHVKDASILKRLAEERFRN; this is encoded by the coding sequence ATGGACGAGCGTTTCGACGTGGTAATCGCCGGCGCCGGGCCGGCGGGCGCACAGTGTGCACGAGACCTTGCCACGAGAGAGTACGACGTGCTCGTTCTGGAGACCGAAGCCGAGGCGGCGTTCCCGAAACAGAGCAACAAGTCGACGGGAGGGACGTTCCCGTCGATGCTGACGGCGTTCAACGTGCCGGACGACGTCGTGATGCAGTTCACCGACAGCATCGTGCTGGAGTCGCCGAACGGCTCCTACAGTCGACCACAGACCGGCGCAGTCTTGGAGTTCGCCGACTTCAAGCGCTTCCTCGTCCGGGACGGGCGAGAGAAGGGTGCCCAGTACCGGTTCGACGCGCGCGTCTCCGGGCCGGTCGTCGAGAACGACGAGGTCGTCGGGGTGCGGTACAACGGCGACGAGGAGGTGTACGCCGACGTCGTCGTCGACGCGACGGGCCCGGCGGCCCCGCTCGCCCGCGCGCTGGACGTCGTCGACCTCCAGCGCGAGAAGCAGGCCATCGGCGTCGAGTACGAGTTCGAGGGGGTCGACCTCGACCACCCCGACTACGCCGACCTCCACGACGCGATGATGCTTCGGCTCGACCACGACCTCGCTCCGGGCGGCTACTCGTGGATCTTCCACACCGGCGACGACACCGCGAAGGTCGGCCTCTGTTACATCCAGAACGAGAGTCACCGCGAGTACGGCAAGGACGGCATGACCATCGACGGCTACCTCGACTACTGGATCGAGACGGACCCGCGCTTCGCCGACGCGACGCGGCTGGAGGGGAAACAGCACCGTGGCTCGGCGCACATCCAGATGCCCACCGGGCTCAGTACGGACAACTTCATCGCCATCGGCGACACGGTGCCGACCATCGACCCGCTGTGGGGCGAGGGCATCCACAAGGGGATGAAGTCCGCGCGCGCGGCGGCGATCACCGTCGACAGCTGTCTCACACCCCACGAGCAGGACACCTCGGCCGAGCAGATGGCAGTGTACGACCACCTCTGGCACACGGAGGTCGCCCCGAAGATGCGGACGCGCCTCCTGATGACGGAACTGCTGTACCTCGCGCCAAACGAGCGCTACGACACGCTGATGCGCGACCTGAACCGGGCCCCGGCCGAGACGCTGAACGAGGCGAACAGAGGGAATCTGCGGTCGCTGTTGAAGCTCCTGCACGTCAAGGACGCCTCGATCCTGAAACGGCTGGCCGAAGAGCGGTTCCGGAACTGA
- a CDS encoding DUF6517 family protein encodes MRGRLLPLVALLVVVAGCTGTLAEVRSAPATIPDAALTPVGYVHGNTTEVPLTYPVGVGPVSRDVTVYVWVSGYSRTVTDESDANDTAALLVVSSPNRKVEGQSVNPFAQLSNRGVVSELFEVVAEADNATGGVIDGVSANVTDVARLEEQGVQNRTVLGQRVEVVTYAATVQVDTAAAMGAGTSTATPVVDSADENVTTRTLLVHLMAVEHGEDVVFAMGVHGDDMDESATIAALMEAIEHEAVLAES; translated from the coding sequence ATGCGTGGTCGTCTCCTCCCTCTCGTCGCGCTCCTCGTCGTCGTCGCCGGCTGTACGGGCACGCTCGCCGAGGTGCGCTCGGCCCCGGCGACGATTCCCGATGCCGCGCTGACGCCCGTCGGGTACGTCCACGGGAACACCACCGAGGTGCCGCTCACCTACCCGGTCGGGGTGGGGCCGGTCTCCCGCGACGTCACCGTCTACGTCTGGGTCTCGGGCTACTCGCGGACCGTCACGGACGAGTCGGATGCGAACGACACCGCCGCGCTGCTCGTCGTGAGTTCGCCCAACCGGAAGGTGGAGGGCCAGTCGGTCAACCCCTTCGCCCAGCTTTCGAACCGCGGCGTCGTCTCGGAACTGTTCGAGGTGGTCGCCGAGGCGGACAACGCCACGGGCGGCGTCATCGACGGCGTGAGCGCCAACGTGACGGACGTGGCCCGCCTCGAAGAACAGGGCGTTCAGAACCGGACCGTCCTCGGACAGCGCGTGGAGGTCGTCACCTACGCCGCGACGGTCCAGGTCGACACCGCGGCGGCGATGGGGGCGGGGACGTCGACGGCCACGCCCGTGGTCGACAGCGCGGACGAGAACGTAACGACCCGGACGCTCCTCGTCCACCTGATGGCCGTCGAGCACGGCGAGGACGTCGTCTTCGCCATGGGCGTCCACGGCGACGACATGGACGAGTCGGCGACCATCGCGGCGCTGATGGAGGCCATCGAACACGAGGCAGTTCTCGCGGAGTCGTAA